A region of Micromonospora chokoriensis DNA encodes the following proteins:
- a CDS encoding glutamate mutase L — protein sequence MTLAVCADVGSTYTKAAVVDLAAGVLVGAASAPTTVGSDVLHGLDAAVTAATAGLGVRDVPWYVCSSAGGGLRLAVIGYEPLVTAQAGRRVGLSAGAHVVHVAAGRLGAADLAALRASRPDVVLLVGGTDGGDADTVTHNATRLARARWRRPVVYAGNADVREDLTALLAAAGVPVTGAENVLPRIGVLAPASARAAIREVFLRHVIGGKRLSRGSRFARLVRAATPDAVLTGVEVLADTIGGDLAVVDVGGATTDVYSVLTPDERATGPGREVAGSLWRARTVEGDLGMRWSAPGVLRAAVEERLLTAGDADALAADADRRATDPAFLAVDDTQRAVDAQVATLAATVALRRHARGAGTGERAGRDLRDVRLLVGSGGVLRHAPTSVSGQVLAAVLADHAGGWALPRAAAAVVDVDYVLAAGGLLAREHRAAAGALLRHHLRTH from the coding sequence GTGACCCTGGCGGTCTGCGCGGACGTCGGGTCGACGTACACCAAGGCGGCGGTGGTGGACCTGGCCGCCGGTGTGCTGGTGGGTGCCGCGTCGGCGCCCACGACGGTCGGCTCCGACGTGCTGCACGGCCTGGACGCCGCGGTCACGGCGGCCACCGCCGGGCTCGGTGTCCGCGACGTGCCGTGGTACGTGTGTTCGTCGGCCGGCGGTGGGTTGCGGCTGGCCGTCATCGGCTACGAGCCGTTGGTCACCGCGCAGGCCGGGCGGCGCGTCGGGTTGTCCGCCGGCGCGCACGTGGTGCACGTGGCGGCCGGTCGGCTCGGTGCGGCGGACCTGGCGGCGTTGCGCGCCTCCCGACCCGACGTGGTCCTGCTCGTCGGCGGCACCGACGGCGGTGACGCCGACACGGTCACCCACAACGCGACCCGGCTGGCCCGCGCCCGGTGGCGCAGACCGGTGGTGTACGCGGGCAACGCCGACGTGCGCGAGGACCTCACCGCCCTGCTGGCGGCCGCCGGGGTGCCGGTGACGGGTGCGGAGAACGTCCTGCCCCGCATCGGGGTCCTGGCGCCGGCGTCGGCGCGCGCGGCGATCCGCGAGGTGTTCCTGCGTCACGTCATCGGGGGTAAGCGACTGTCGCGGGGCAGCCGGTTCGCGCGGCTGGTGCGTGCGGCCACCCCCGACGCGGTCCTCACCGGTGTGGAGGTGCTCGCCGACACCATCGGCGGTGACCTGGCCGTGGTGGACGTGGGTGGCGCCACCACCGACGTGTACTCGGTGCTCACCCCCGACGAGCGGGCCACCGGGCCCGGTCGGGAGGTCGCCGGCAGTCTCTGGCGGGCCCGCACCGTCGAGGGGGACCTGGGCATGCGGTGGAGCGCCCCCGGGGTGCTGCGCGCCGCCGTCGAGGAGCGGCTGTTGACTGCGGGCGACGCCGACGCCCTGGCGGCCGACGCGGACCGTCGGGCCACCGACCCGGCGTTCCTGGCCGTCGACGACACGCAGCGGGCCGTGGACGCCCAGGTCGCCACCCTCGCGGCGACGGTGGCCCTGCGGCGGCACGCGCGGGGCGCCGGGACGGGTGAGCGGGCCGGACGGGACCTGCGTGACGTGCGGTTGCTGGTGGGTTCCGGTGGGGTGCTGCGGCACGCCCCGACGTCCGTGTCCGGGCAGGTGTTGGCGGCGGTCCTCGCCGACCACGCCGGCGGGTGGGCGTTGCCGCGGGCCGCCGCCGCGGTGGTCGACGTCGACTACGTGCTGGCCGCCGGAGGGCTCCTCGCGCGGGAGCATCGGGCGGCGGCGGGGGCCCTGCTGCGTCACCATCTGCGGACACATTGA
- the kdd gene encoding L-erythro-3,5-diaminohexanoate dehydrogenase, translated as MTSPVGLHRVVQPAGVLPQAAWRLDASAAIAPNEVRIRVQRLNLDAASFRQLSEKHGGNGDAVRAEVLEIISTRGKMQNPVTGSGGMLIGTVEEAGRRSPLGLKVGERVATLVSLTLTPLVVTDGLARWDGRSEQVPCDGWAILFARSIAAVLPDDEDPQLSLAVLDVCGAPALTARVVSRYVEDRRRVGDPTPVRVAVIGGAGKSGSLSLAAARRVGAARTVGVVPVAAERDALTAAGLASAVAVADARDPVGVSTAVTTALGAPADVTVVCVDVPGCEHGAVLATADGGTVIFFSMATSFSAAALGAEGLAADVTMLVGNGYVPGHAELALGLLRAEPGVRQLFAARIAAD; from the coding sequence GTGACGTCACCGGTGGGACTGCACCGCGTCGTGCAACCGGCGGGGGTGCTGCCGCAGGCGGCCTGGCGCCTGGACGCGTCGGCGGCGATAGCGCCGAACGAGGTGCGGATCCGGGTGCAGCGGCTGAACCTGGACGCGGCGAGTTTCCGGCAGTTGTCGGAGAAGCACGGCGGGAACGGCGACGCGGTCCGCGCCGAGGTGCTGGAGATCATCTCGACGCGGGGCAAGATGCAGAACCCGGTGACCGGGTCCGGTGGGATGTTGATCGGCACTGTCGAGGAGGCCGGGCGGCGTTCCCCGTTGGGGTTGAAGGTCGGCGAGCGGGTGGCGACCCTGGTGTCGTTGACGCTGACCCCGCTGGTCGTGACCGACGGGCTGGCTCGGTGGGACGGGCGCAGTGAGCAGGTGCCGTGTGACGGGTGGGCGATCCTGTTCGCCCGGTCCATCGCGGCGGTGCTGCCCGACGACGAGGACCCGCAGTTGTCCCTGGCGGTGCTGGACGTGTGTGGGGCGCCCGCGTTGACCGCTCGGGTGGTGTCACGCTACGTCGAGGACCGTCGTCGTGTCGGTGACCCGACGCCGGTGCGGGTGGCGGTGATCGGCGGGGCCGGTAAGAGCGGGTCGTTGTCGCTCGCGGCGGCGCGGCGGGTGGGCGCCGCGCGTACCGTCGGGGTGGTGCCGGTGGCGGCGGAGCGCGACGCGCTGACGGCCGCCGGGCTGGCGTCTGCGGTGGCGGTGGCCGACGCCCGGGATCCGGTGGGGGTGTCCACGGCGGTGACCACCGCCCTGGGCGCGCCGGCGGACGTGACAGTGGTGTGCGTGGACGTGCCGGGGTGTGAGCACGGCGCGGTGTTGGCCACCGCGGACGGCGGCACGGTGATCTTCTTCTCGATGGCGACGAGCTTCTCGGCGGCGGCGTTGGGCGCGGAGGGGTTGGCGGCGGACGTGACGATGCTGGTGGGCAACGGGTACGTGCCGGGGCACGCGGAGTTGGCGTTGGGGTTGCTGCGCGCCGAGCCGGGGGTGCGTCAGCTGTTCGCGGCGCGGATCGCGGCAGACTGA
- a CDS encoding coiled-coil domain-containing protein — protein sequence MDAQPSTTETRPCAHCGAPVAQRVGAGRPFRYCRDNDGACQRASRNSRMRHRNAPGLPGQVARTWEAVERLDQIVETLTESLHAELSPVGVQRQLAQARAEAAAEVAAAQTERDEARDDAEAAAADAARAREQARVARAEADDARQDAEQAGRRATAADERARHAEAARDQARHDVSAAEALRAQAERDRDQARVEVRDLRAERDTERQRVTDLTVERDAARADAERATRAAAEATERAGRWQAEVQDVRRQIEQARADAARTRAEAADAARAREQADRARDRAQVAAQQADDARQEAAELAARLRAELAATAAHRDTLTAELAAARQATATAEGQVTALTVRLDAAETDRDAAQRRVAQLGDQVSDLALALARLGPTPTGGADT from the coding sequence ATGGACGCCCAGCCCAGCACCACCGAGACCCGTCCGTGTGCCCACTGTGGAGCGCCGGTGGCGCAGCGTGTCGGCGCGGGCCGGCCGTTTCGCTACTGCCGGGACAACGACGGCGCCTGCCAGCGCGCCTCCCGCAACAGCCGGATGCGCCACCGCAACGCCCCCGGCCTGCCCGGGCAGGTGGCCCGCACCTGGGAGGCGGTGGAGCGCCTCGACCAGATCGTCGAGACGTTGACCGAGTCGCTGCACGCCGAGTTGTCGCCGGTGGGTGTGCAGCGGCAACTCGCGCAGGCCCGCGCGGAGGCCGCCGCCGAGGTGGCGGCGGCGCAGACCGAACGTGACGAGGCCCGCGACGACGCCGAGGCCGCGGCGGCCGACGCCGCACGGGCCCGCGAGCAGGCCCGCGTCGCGCGCGCCGAGGCCGACGACGCCCGGCAGGACGCCGAGCAGGCCGGGCGGCGGGCCACCGCGGCCGACGAACGCGCCCGGCACGCCGAGGCCGCCCGCGACCAGGCACGCCACGACGTCAGCGCCGCCGAGGCGTTGCGCGCCCAGGCCGAACGTGACCGGGACCAGGCCCGCGTCGAGGTGCGCGACCTGCGGGCCGAACGGGACACCGAGCGGCAACGGGTGACCGACCTGACCGTGGAACGCGACGCGGCGCGCGCCGACGCCGAACGGGCCACCCGGGCCGCCGCCGAGGCGACCGAGCGGGCCGGGCGGTGGCAGGCCGAGGTGCAGGACGTACGGCGGCAGATCGAGCAGGCCCGCGCCGACGCCGCGCGGACCCGCGCCGAGGCCGCCGACGCCGCCCGCGCCCGCGAGCAGGCCGACCGGGCCCGCGACCGCGCGCAGGTCGCGGCCCAGCAGGCCGACGACGCCCGGCAGGAGGCCGCCGAACTCGCGGCGCGGCTGCGCGCGGAACTGGCCGCGACCGCCGCCCACCGCGACACCCTCACCGCCGAGCTGGCCGCGGCCCGGCAGGCCACGGCCACCGCCGAGGGCCAGGTCACCGCCCTGACGGTACGACTCGACGCCGCCGAGACCGACCGGGACGCGGCCCAGCGGCGGGTGGCGCAGCTCGGTGACCAGGTCAGCGACCTGGCGTTGGCGTTGGCCCGGTTGGGTCCGACGCCGACGGGCGGGGCGGACACCTGA
- the kamD gene encoding lysine 5,6-aminomutase subunit alpha has translation MSKLDLDPVLVARARELARRAGQPVVDLARSHTTVSVERAVLRLAGVTGADPDGIPWVNRLVDAVAADVGLGHGVAVPVFDALAREGLTDVTLLAQKAAAGSVRFSQPTGRAATAARRAARKAVGAGVRRIDRRRAERDRLVKRHGDPAQRPWIYLIVATGDIYEDIPQAQAAARAGADVIAVIRSTGQSLLDYVPEGATREGFAGTYATQENFRLMRAALDESSKEVGRYVRLTNYASGLCMPEMATLAGLERLDMMLNDSMYGILFRDINPVRTFVDQRFSRQVHARAGIIINTGEDNYLTTADAVDEAHTVTVSQLLNEFFAHEAGLADWQLGLGHAFEINPEVPESFRLELAHALLARELFPDAPLKWMPPTKHMTGDVFRGNLLDGFFNLAGALTGQGILLVGMMTEAVVTPWLSDRDIALQNVRYVLGAAGGLHEDFVPAPGGFIRRRANQVLGEALDLLERIGEQTLLTAIAEGTFGIMKRPADRGKGLAGVAAHEADYCNPATEILEAGRE, from the coding sequence ATGAGCAAGCTTGATCTTGATCCGGTGCTGGTGGCGCGGGCGCGGGAGTTGGCGCGTCGGGCCGGGCAGCCGGTGGTGGACCTGGCCCGCAGCCACACGACGGTGTCGGTGGAGCGGGCGGTGCTGCGGCTGGCCGGGGTGACCGGCGCCGACCCGGACGGCATCCCGTGGGTGAACCGGCTCGTCGACGCGGTCGCCGCGGACGTCGGTCTGGGGCACGGGGTGGCGGTGCCGGTCTTCGACGCTCTGGCCCGTGAGGGCCTCACCGATGTGACGTTGTTGGCGCAGAAGGCGGCGGCCGGGTCGGTGCGGTTCAGCCAGCCCACCGGTCGGGCGGCGACGGCGGCGCGCCGCGCGGCGCGTAAGGCCGTCGGGGCGGGCGTCCGGCGCATCGACCGGCGGCGCGCCGAGCGGGACCGGCTCGTGAAGCGTCACGGTGACCCGGCGCAGCGGCCGTGGATCTACCTGATCGTGGCCACGGGCGACATCTACGAGGACATTCCGCAGGCGCAGGCGGCGGCGCGGGCCGGCGCGGACGTGATCGCGGTGATCCGTTCCACGGGGCAGTCGCTGTTGGACTACGTGCCCGAGGGTGCGACCCGGGAGGGGTTCGCCGGCACGTACGCCACGCAGGAGAACTTCCGGTTGATGCGCGCGGCGTTGGACGAGTCGTCGAAGGAGGTCGGCCGGTACGTGCGGTTGACCAACTACGCGTCCGGGTTGTGCATGCCGGAGATGGCGACGCTCGCCGGTCTGGAACGGCTCGACATGATGCTCAACGACTCGATGTACGGGATCCTGTTCCGCGACATCAACCCGGTGCGCACGTTCGTCGACCAGCGGTTCTCCCGGCAGGTGCACGCGCGCGCCGGGATCATCATCAACACCGGTGAGGACAACTACCTGACCACCGCCGACGCTGTCGACGAGGCGCACACGGTGACGGTGTCGCAGCTGCTCAACGAATTCTTCGCGCACGAGGCGGGGTTGGCGGACTGGCAGTTGGGCCTGGGGCACGCGTTCGAGATCAACCCGGAGGTGCCGGAGTCGTTCCGGCTGGAGTTGGCGCACGCCCTGTTGGCGCGGGAGTTGTTCCCCGACGCGCCGTTGAAGTGGATGCCGCCGACGAAGCACATGACCGGTGACGTGTTCCGGGGCAACCTGCTCGACGGGTTCTTCAACCTGGCGGGGGCGCTGACCGGTCAGGGCATCCTGCTGGTGGGGATGATGACCGAGGCGGTGGTGACGCCGTGGTTGTCGGACCGGGACATCGCCCTGCAGAACGTGCGGTACGTGTTGGGCGCGGCCGGTGGGCTGCACGAGGACTTCGTGCCGGCGCCGGGCGGGTTCATCCGCCGCCGCGCCAACCAGGTTCTCGGTGAGGCGCTGGACCTGTTGGAGCGCATCGGGGAGCAGACGTTGCTGACGGCGATCGCCGAGGGCACGTTCGGGATCATGAAGCGGCCCGCGGACCGGGGCAAGGGCCTGGCCGGGGTGGCCGCGCACGAGGCGGACTACTGCAACCCGGCCACGGAGATCCTGGAGGCGGGGCGTGAGTAA
- a CDS encoding amidohydrolase, whose protein sequence is MTNPSTLYRGGVLHCPADPSATALLVSGGRIAWLGTDGDAPPADRVVDLDGALVTPAFVDAHVHATDTGLALSGLELSGMRSAAQLLDAVAGFAAGLPADAVVLGHGWDESGWSDPALPDAAALDRAAGGRRVYLSQASIHSALVSSALLAACPQAAQAAGFDASGWLRRDAHHVVRAAAQGSVSRAQRVAAQRVALSHAASLGIAAVHECGGPDISDEEDFTGLLGISGAGVPEVYGYWGELGGAARARELGAVGAGGDLFADGALGSRTAHVSRAYDDGDGCGHGYLTVEQVRDHLLDCAAHGVQGGFHAIGDAAIGTVLDGFAAAAATVGVERLRAARHRIEHAEIMNRRLIARFVEYGVVASMQPAFDRLWGGAGRMYEARLGLDRSLESNPMGALHSVGVALAFGSDSPVTPLDPWGSVRAAAAHHNPAQRMSVRAAFAAHTRGGWRAVHLDVEGVLALGAPATFAVWSTPAGVERGLPVVLAEDPELRGPDDPTPLPVCRRLVLRGEVIYEEGSS, encoded by the coding sequence ATGACGAACCCCTCGACGTTGTACCGCGGCGGCGTGCTGCACTGTCCCGCCGACCCGAGTGCGACAGCGCTGCTGGTGTCCGGTGGGCGGATTGCCTGGTTGGGGACCGACGGTGACGCGCCGCCGGCCGATCGGGTGGTGGACCTGGACGGGGCGTTGGTGACCCCGGCGTTCGTCGACGCGCACGTGCACGCCACCGACACGGGGTTGGCGTTGTCCGGGCTGGAGTTGTCCGGGATGCGTTCGGCTGCGCAGTTGTTGGACGCGGTGGCCGGGTTCGCGGCGGGTCTGCCGGCGGACGCGGTGGTGCTGGGGCACGGCTGGGACGAGTCGGGCTGGTCGGATCCGGCGTTGCCGGACGCGGCGGCGTTGGACCGGGCGGCCGGTGGTCGGCGGGTGTACCTGTCGCAGGCGTCGATCCATTCGGCGTTGGTGTCGTCGGCGTTGCTGGCGGCGTGTCCGCAGGCGGCGCAGGCGGCCGGGTTCGACGCGTCGGGGTGGTTGCGGCGCGACGCGCACCACGTGGTGCGGGCGGCGGCGCAGGGGTCGGTGAGCCGGGCGCAGCGGGTCGCCGCGCAGCGGGTGGCCCTGTCGCATGCGGCGTCGCTGGGGATCGCGGCGGTGCACGAGTGCGGTGGTCCGGACATCTCCGACGAGGAGGATTTCACCGGGTTGTTGGGCATCTCCGGTGCGGGGGTGCCGGAGGTGTACGGGTACTGGGGTGAGTTGGGTGGCGCGGCGCGGGCCCGGGAGTTGGGTGCCGTGGGCGCCGGGGGTGATCTGTTCGCCGACGGGGCGTTGGGGTCGCGGACGGCGCACGTGTCGCGGGCGTACGACGACGGCGACGGGTGCGGGCACGGGTACCTGACGGTCGAGCAGGTGCGTGATCACCTGTTGGACTGCGCGGCGCACGGCGTGCAGGGGGGTTTCCACGCGATCGGTGACGCGGCGATCGGCACGGTGCTGGACGGGTTCGCGGCGGCTGCCGCGACGGTGGGTGTGGAGCGGTTGCGCGCGGCCCGGCACCGCATCGAGCACGCGGAGATCATGAACCGGCGGTTGATCGCCCGGTTCGTGGAGTACGGGGTCGTGGCGAGCATGCAGCCGGCGTTCGACCGGTTGTGGGGTGGCGCGGGTCGGATGTATGAGGCGCGGTTGGGGTTGGACCGGTCGTTGGAGTCGAATCCGATGGGTGCGCTGCACTCGGTGGGTGTGGCGTTGGCGTTCGGGTCGGATTCGCCGGTGACGCCGTTGGATCCGTGGGGGTCGGTGCGGGCGGCGGCGGCGCACCACAACCCGGCGCAGCGGATGAGTGTGCGGGCGGCGTTCGCCGCGCACACCCGTGGTGGGTGGCGGGCGGTGCACCTGGACGTGGAGGGGGTCCTCGCGTTGGGTGCGCCGGCGACGTTCGCGGTGTGGTCGACGCCGGCGGGGGTGGAGCGGGGTCTGCCGGTGGTGCTGGCCGAGGACCCGGAGCTGCGGGGCCCGGACGATCCGACGCCGTTGCCGGTGTGTCGGCGTCTGGTGCTGCGCGGTGAGGTCATCTACGAGGAAGGGTCATCGTGA
- a CDS encoding RNA polymerase-binding protein RbpA, with translation MGERMLRGSRLGAVSYESDRNTELAPRQTREYLCAKGHQFEVPFAVDAEVPTTWECKFDGSVARLVDGSEPEQKKAKPPRTHWDMLLERRSIAELEDILEERLQEVRTRRGRA, from the coding sequence ATGGGCGAGCGTATGCTGCGCGGAAGCCGCCTTGGCGCGGTGAGCTACGAATCCGACCGCAACACGGAGCTCGCGCCGCGTCAGACCCGCGAGTACCTCTGCGCCAAGGGCCACCAGTTCGAGGTGCCGTTCGCCGTCGACGCCGAGGTCCCGACGACCTGGGAATGCAAGTTCGACGGCAGCGTCGCCCGACTCGTCGACGGCAGCGAGCCGGAGCAGAAGAAGGCCAAGCCGCCGCGTACCCACTGGGACATGCTGCTGGAGCGGCGTTCGATCGCCGAGCTCGAGGACATCCTCGAGGAGCGCCTGCAGGAGGTCCGGACCCGTCGCGGCCGCGCCTGA
- the kal gene encoding 3-aminobutyryl-CoA ammonia lyase: MTDERLGLTVTHRRYVPYSHAHYAGNLVDGAYALGLFGDVATEVCIRTDGDEGLFAGYSDVRFSAPVHAGDVVEVTARVSRVGSRSRTLELACVVVCRGRPDRSGSAAEVLDPPIVAVTATGTVVVPAASEDL, encoded by the coding sequence ATGACCGACGAACGGCTCGGGTTGACCGTGACGCACCGGCGGTATGTGCCGTACTCGCACGCGCACTACGCGGGCAACCTGGTCGACGGGGCGTACGCCCTGGGGTTGTTCGGGGACGTGGCGACCGAGGTGTGTATCCGCACCGACGGCGACGAGGGGTTGTTCGCCGGGTACTCCGACGTGCGGTTCAGCGCTCCCGTCCACGCCGGTGACGTGGTGGAGGTGACCGCGCGGGTGTCGCGGGTGGGCTCCCGCAGCCGCACCCTGGAGTTGGCGTGCGTGGTGGTGTGCCGGGGTCGCCCGGACCGCTCCGGGTCCGCCGCGGAGGTCCTGGACCCGCCGATCGTGGCGGTCACCGCGACCGGCACCGTGGTCGTCCCCGCCGCCAGCGAAGACCTGTGA
- a CDS encoding FxsA family protein — protein MRRGLRFVPLALLLAVVVELAVFVGVGRALGFGVAVLLVFAASLLGLVLLRREGMRAWRGFRSAAAAGQPPGGQVTDGLVGLAGALLLAVPGLVSGLAGLLLLVPPVRRLARAGVRRATERRVSSMVAGDLFGPRTVRVRQGAPQPTPRPEQPVVVDGGRAIEGEIVEPGRH, from the coding sequence ATGCGCCGAGGACTGAGGTTCGTGCCGTTGGCCCTGTTGCTGGCGGTGGTGGTGGAACTGGCGGTGTTCGTCGGTGTGGGGCGGGCGCTGGGGTTCGGGGTGGCCGTGCTGCTGGTCTTCGCGGCGTCCCTGCTGGGGTTGGTGCTGCTGCGCCGGGAGGGCATGCGCGCCTGGCGGGGGTTCCGGTCCGCCGCGGCGGCCGGGCAACCACCGGGTGGGCAGGTGACCGACGGGCTCGTCGGGTTGGCCGGGGCGTTGCTGCTCGCGGTGCCCGGTCTGGTCAGCGGGCTGGCCGGGTTGCTGCTGCTGGTGCCGCCGGTGCGGCGACTGGCCCGCGCCGGGGTGCGCCGTGCCACCGAGCGGCGGGTGTCGTCGATGGTCGCCGGTGACCTGTTCGGCCCCCGGACGGTGCGGGTGCGCCAGGGTGCGCCGCAACCGACCCCCCGACCGGAGCAACCGGTGGTGGTCGACGGCGGTCGGGCGATCGAGGGCGAGATCGTGGAGCCCGGCCGCCACTGA
- the kamE gene encoding lysine 5,6-aminomutase subunit beta, which yields MSNTIVRPYGDTTGDGMVQVSFTLPVSHDKRAEGAAVQLANKMGIDPAMVVHAKPMGDGFTFFVVYGRVNHLVDLNAVQVVERDFALLSAKDVNTVIKQRLRRKLSVVGACIGTDAHTVGIDAILNVKGIAGEKGLEYYRELKVTNMGAQVSVPELVEMARVEKADAVLVSQVVTQRDAHLHNTREMSAAFREAMPAGRRPLLIVGGPRFDETMTDELGVDRIFGRGTTPGEVASYLVHALITKRKAMA from the coding sequence GTGAGTAATACGATCGTGCGCCCGTACGGGGACACCACCGGTGACGGGATGGTGCAGGTGTCGTTCACCCTGCCGGTGTCGCACGACAAGCGGGCCGAGGGCGCGGCGGTGCAGTTGGCCAACAAGATGGGCATCGACCCGGCGATGGTGGTGCACGCCAAACCGATGGGCGACGGGTTCACGTTCTTCGTCGTGTACGGGCGGGTCAACCACCTGGTCGACCTGAACGCGGTGCAGGTGGTGGAACGGGACTTCGCGCTGCTGTCGGCGAAGGACGTCAACACGGTCATCAAGCAGCGGTTGCGGCGCAAGCTGTCGGTGGTCGGGGCGTGCATCGGCACCGACGCGCACACCGTGGGCATCGACGCGATCCTCAACGTGAAGGGCATCGCGGGGGAGAAGGGCCTGGAGTACTACCGGGAGTTGAAGGTCACCAACATGGGTGCGCAGGTCAGTGTGCCGGAGTTGGTGGAGATGGCCCGGGTGGAGAAGGCCGACGCGGTGCTGGTGTCGCAGGTCGTCACGCAACGCGACGCGCACCTGCACAACACCCGGGAGATGTCCGCGGCGTTCCGGGAGGCGATGCCCGCGGGCCGGCGGCCGCTGCTGATCGTCGGTGGTCCCCGGTTCGACGAGACGATGACCGACGAGTTGGGTGTGGACCGGATCTTCGGTCGGGGCACCACGCCCGGCGAGGTGGCCAGTTACCTCGTGCACGCCCTGATCACGAAGCGGAAGGCGATGGCATGA
- a CDS encoding polyprenol monophosphomannose synthase, whose protein sequence is MIQATDTIRRPDEVPGVGRVLVVIPTYNEADNIAAIVGRVRRAAPAVRILIADDNSPDGTGAIADALADGDTHVQVLHRHGKEGLGAAYLAGFGWARERGYQAVVEMDADGSHAPEDLPALLDAARDADVVIGSRWTSGARVVNWPLRRLLLSRGGNLYARLALGMPVSDATGGYRVYRISALDAIDLGSVTSQGYSFQVELSRLAHRAGVRIVEVPITFAERERGDSKMSPKIVAEALWRITAWGVRDRRQAVRRGLHGTATGQARWP, encoded by the coding sequence GTGATCCAGGCGACCGATACGATCCGACGCCCGGACGAGGTGCCCGGAGTGGGCCGGGTGCTGGTGGTGATCCCCACCTACAACGAGGCCGACAACATCGCCGCGATCGTGGGCCGGGTCCGGCGCGCCGCCCCGGCGGTGCGGATCCTCATCGCCGACGACAACAGCCCCGACGGCACCGGCGCGATCGCCGACGCCCTCGCCGACGGCGACACCCACGTGCAGGTGTTGCACCGTCACGGCAAGGAGGGCCTCGGCGCGGCGTACCTGGCCGGGTTCGGGTGGGCCCGGGAACGCGGGTACCAGGCGGTCGTGGAGATGGACGCCGACGGCTCCCACGCCCCGGAGGACCTGCCGGCGCTGCTGGACGCCGCCCGCGACGCCGACGTGGTGATCGGGTCACGGTGGACCAGCGGCGCCCGCGTGGTCAACTGGCCGCTGCGGCGGCTGCTGCTGTCGCGCGGCGGCAACCTGTACGCGCGCCTGGCGCTGGGGATGCCGGTCTCGGACGCCACCGGCGGTTACCGGGTGTACCGGATCAGCGCGTTGGACGCCATCGACCTGGGGTCGGTGACCTCGCAGGGGTACTCGTTCCAGGTGGAGCTGTCCCGCCTGGCGCACCGGGCCGGGGTGCGGATCGTGGAGGTGCCGATCACGTTCGCCGAGCGGGAACGCGGGGACAGCAAGATGAGTCCGAAGATCGTGGCCGAGGCGCTGTGGCGGATCACCGCCTGGGGTGTGCGCGACCGCCGTCAGGCGGTACGCCGTGGCCTGCACGGCACGGCCACCGGTCAGGCGCGGTGGCCGTGA